A window of Cytobacillus sp. FSL H8-0458 genomic DNA:
TCGGGGGAGTGGGGGAGAGCGGGATTGGCGCTTATCACGGTAAGGGCAGCTTTGATGTGTTTTCCCATGAAAAAAGCATACTGAAGCAAACCACCAGATTTGATCTGCCATTCCGGTATCCAACGACAAAGGATGCTTTAAAGAAAGTAAAGATGTTTATAAAATAAGCCGTCTCTAATAGGCGGTTTTTTTATGCATTATTCTTCGGAAGCTTTTTGCCTTTGCTCGAATCCTGGATGGCTGCTTCCGTTTTCTTAGAAAGATTTTTCGTGTAAGGGGAAAGGGAAAAGGATGGGAAGTCTATATTTTTCACTTTCTTCGTCAGCTTTTTCATTTAAATCAGCCCTTTATATAGGAGTTGTTCCTTTATTATATGTCCTGATAAAATGAACATGAATAAAGGCGCGGAAGAAAAACCTTCCACGCCTTATAGTATGCTCCGTTTACTTTTTTGTATAAACGTTTATCAACCTTTTATTCTCTTTGATAATTCGTTCAGTGTGCGGGCTGACTTCAAAATCGGGAAGGTTGATGCGAGACTTTTTTTTCATCACTTTCATGGTGCTCTTTGTTTTTAATTTAGGTTTTTCATGGTCCGTGGGTTCCTTCATGGTCTTCGTCCTCCTGTTCAGCAGGGAGCATTAGATCGTATATTGAAATGAGTGAAGTGAATAGCAGGTAGTCGAATTCGGTGACAAATTCATCGGAGGTCAATTTAATAACATAACAGTCTTCAAGGATGGAAAAGGGAATCAGCGCCAGCTTTTCATCGGCATCATAATAAACTTCTTTCCGATCCAGCCGGCTGTAAATAAGCGCTTTATCAGGATAGTGCTCAAGCAGATGATCTTTATCTTCCTGAGTTGTATATTGACACAGAGAAGCTTTCATATCCACCTTATCGGCATAATCAGCTAAGAGCTTTTCAATGCCGGCAATATACGCTTCCCTGTCTCCATAATACACATCAATCGGTTCATTTTTCAATAAATACTGAAACGACTTCAGCTTATTCATCTGGGAGTTCAGCAGATCACTGTTTTCTTCAAGCAAATCCCTCGTATCCGTCGCCAGCTCATTATTGCCGACCCGTTTTAAATAGGAGCCCAGGAAAACAAACGCATCAATTAAAGCAAAAATGATCGCGACGATTAAATAATTCAGCCAATCCGTAAAAATGGATGCCGGCTCCTTCGTCCAGTAAATCACTGCACCCAGTACATATAGAATATACCAGGTTTTCCGAATCGCAAACATCCGCTCCTTAACTTC
This region includes:
- a CDS encoding type II toxin-antitoxin system SpoIISB family antitoxin — translated: MKEPTDHEKPKLKTKSTMKVMKKKSRINLPDFEVSPHTERIIKENKRLINVYTKK
- a CDS encoding type II toxin-antitoxin system SpoIISA family toxin; translated protein: MLLFYKIAVWMIVACLGFYVFSVWRWEKEVKERMFAIRKTWYILYVLGAVIYWTKEPASIFTDWLNYLIVAIIFALIDAFVFLGSYLKRVGNNELATDTRDLLEENSDLLNSQMNKLKSFQYLLKNEPIDVYYGDREAYIAGIEKLLADYADKVDMKASLCQYTTQEDKDHLLEHYPDKALIYSRLDRKEVYYDADEKLALIPFSILEDCYVIKLTSDEFVTEFDYLLFTSLISIYDLMLPAEQEDEDHEGTHGP